One genomic segment of Pelagerythrobacter marensis includes these proteins:
- a CDS encoding SapC family protein has product MASAPQPNLPLFYNDLMPLNSRDHAKWNTRTIESAKWLSGQHAIPLTVDEFVQAQRDFPIVFSSGDNPLPLALMGLNEGVNTFVDEEGKVNDPVYLPAYIRRYPFMLARLNQDSDELSLCFDPTTEAVGEFKEGESLFDDESKPTAATQRILEFCQHFEEAGQRTKNFVDELKKHELLMDGEIAITQQDNPDNPYVYRGFQMVNQEKLREVRGDVLRTWNQNGLLALINAHLFSLDLMRSIFARQQQQGKGPQIAGEAKGGDAGTNAKAKDAKAKDAKAKG; this is encoded by the coding sequence ATGGCCAGCGCGCCCCAGCCTAACCTGCCCCTGTTTTATAACGACCTGATGCCGCTCAACAGCCGCGATCATGCGAAGTGGAATACGCGCACGATCGAATCTGCCAAGTGGCTTTCCGGTCAGCACGCGATCCCGCTGACGGTGGACGAATTCGTCCAGGCGCAGCGCGATTTCCCCATCGTTTTCTCGTCCGGCGACAACCCGCTGCCGCTGGCCCTGATGGGCCTCAACGAAGGCGTGAACACTTTCGTCGACGAAGAAGGCAAAGTGAACGATCCGGTTTACCTGCCGGCCTATATCCGTCGCTACCCCTTCATGCTCGCGCGGCTCAATCAGGATTCGGACGAGCTTTCGCTCTGCTTCGACCCGACGACCGAAGCGGTCGGCGAGTTCAAGGAAGGCGAATCGCTGTTCGACGACGAGAGCAAGCCGACCGCCGCAACCCAGCGCATTCTCGAATTCTGCCAGCACTTCGAAGAAGCCGGCCAGCGGACGAAGAACTTCGTCGACGAGCTGAAGAAGCACGAACTGCTGATGGATGGAGAAATCGCCATCACGCAGCAGGACAACCCCGATAATCCTTACGTCTATCGCGGTTTCCAGATGGTCAATCAGGAAAAGCTGCGCGAAGTGCGTGGCGACGTTCTGCGGACCTGGAACCAGAACGGCCTGCTCGCGCTGATCAACGCGCACCTGTTCTCGCTCGATCTGATGCGCTCCATCTTCGCGCGTCAGCAGCAGCAGGGCAAGGGTCCGCAGATCGCCGGCGAAGCCAAGGGCGGCGATGCCGGCACGAATGC